TAaatcaataataaaaaacaaaaaaacagggtattaccgtattttccgccctataaggcgcacctaaaaacctaaaattttctcaaaaaccaacagtgcgccttatatatggaccaaattcctaaatttaaactggcccaaagcattgtgtcatgaaatcaatcataagtggcccgctgaagactatgaatcatgaatcaaaaagactatggatcattattttatgattataaagtaatttgttccgtctgaagttgaaataaaaaaagataaaatggagaatgatttgatttggattaaaaatctgacatgatgcattaatggtgcgccttatagtccggtgcgccttatataaggataaagttttaaaatggaccattcattgaaggtgcgccttatagtccggtgcgccttataggccggaaaatacggtagttgtatTCTATGCGCACCAACCTGCGGGAGATCCCAGTGATACAACGTCACGATGGGAGTGATCTTGCTGGCCAGCAGGTGATTAATCAGATCATCATAGTACTGAATTCCTCTTTCATTGATATGATCAGCTGTGGAGTGAATTTTTAAAATACCTTCGTACCCCAAATAAAGACACGCGTAGGAGTAACTCACGCAACTTGCTTACACTTGATGCCTGTGGGAATAAGTCGAGGCCAAGAGATGGAAAAGCGATAGTGGTTCAATTTGAGTTCTCGCATCAGCGACACGTCCCCCTGTCCGACGTACGACCAAATGAACAATTGGAACTGTCATCATCTGCACGCTCTTACCTTGACGTTGTAGTAACCCTCACAAGAAGAATCCCCTGTGTCGTTTTTTTCAATCTTGCCCCTCTTGTGGCTGAATACGTCCCAGATGCTCAAGCCTTTGCCATCTTTGTCCCAGGCTCCTTCTGTTTGATAGGCGGAACCGCCGGCACCCCACGAAAATCCTAATAGGACAAATCGATCAAGGTCTCCTCAAAATGCTCAATGAAAAGAACTTGATCTCCTCCGCTAATAGAACTGGTGTGTAGAGGTCATCATACCAGCTGGAAAAGTGCCATAATAGAAGGAGCCGTGGTCGTTCTTTGTCCAGTCAAAGTCCTCAGtcgcagacacacacaacacCAACACAAGCACATGGCACACACCGAGCGCCCGGCCAGAGTGCATGGTCTTCTTCAGCTTGCAACGCTCTTGGGGTCTGCTTCTCCTACACTTCTGTCCACATCATACAAAATGTGGGTATGAaaagaagtgatttttttttttcctccccaataATTTGACATATTTTGGCTTTACAGGACACCTCTGTCCAATTGCATATGGAATCTCAAGCAACAATTTTTTTAAAGGATCTTTGGGGTTTGTGCCCCCCCGCAcccccaataaataaataaattatgttttttaatTGATCAAGGCCCGCTGAGCTGCCAGTTTCCCCTTCCTGGACACAGAAGCATGTGATGGACACTGAGGGGTCCCTCATCTCAAACACacaattaccccccccccccccattcaaaTTCAATGAACCGTGAACTTATTTTGCTGAGACTGACACAACTCACACAACTACGATATCACGTCTGTAAGCAAAATCATTATTATGCAGTGTGAGATTTAGGCCGACTCTATTTCTAAAAAAGTATTTGATAGAATGTAGCGGTTGTGCAGATTGTAATGCTCTCggtttttaaactaaaaacacttttgcaaatgtttacattttccaCAGCATGTTTGATCCACATTTTAAAATAAGCGTTATTGAACCCAGTGAAATTGAACATTTTAAGACTTTTAGTAAATAGTTGCACTTTTCTGTGATTATTTacatttgtattattactattttaAACTACAATTCTTTAGGAAAGCACACAAAtctgcttcttcttccacatttcCCCTTTAAAGGGTGACAAAGTCCAATCCAATTACCTGTCTTTTACGAAGAGGTCATTTGTAGGCAACGTGATCTCCGTCCCGTCCGTCCCAgtgcaaatctttttttcccttcttcccGAGACTGCAGCCCACCGAGTGTAAAGCTGCGTACAGATGTCGAGAGTAAAGCCGCCTCCTGCAGTTAGTAGTGCACGTGTGTGCAGACCTGGCCCCCGGCGATGACATTCAAAAGCTTCTCCTATTGTTCGGCTCGCTGCTTTGTTGTCGCTGTCGGAAAACGCTGAATGGTTTGTTGGCAGAAAGTGTTTACACGGCATAACTCATTGGCCTCGAATACAGAAAGAATTAAAGCGTGGTCATTGGCTGGATTGGATAGACATTCAAGAAACAAGAATGCTTTTACACACTACTTCACTAATGTCAAACGAAGatgtcaataaaaataatcttctagaaaatgaaaacacataCAAAAAATGGTTTATTTTGTGCTTATGGTATCTTTATATGGCCCAGCCATACTTTTTAGTGCTAACAGGCACATTTTAACATTAACATTTGTGGTTTTCAGCTAAACACTGGTACCTAATAAtcaaatggataaaaaaaataaagcacctACGCGTGACCGGATATTTCGGTGTGACATTTCGAACGACATTTGAAACAAAGATGGTACGACTTACTGAAATTCGAATGCATTTCACGAGCTAGTGGAGAGGATACTATGAGCACCAGACTAAAATCCAACAAGCCACAAACTAGTGACAATAAATTAaacttttcaaatgaaaatacTACACCGTCGGACAAATCAACACATCTACAGAAGGTTGGAGTGTTTAGATGCTGAggccagcatgaaggaagaaccCAAGCAGCTCAGTAATCGCCGTCATGTTCCTCATCCCCATCGGGCACAAACACAAACtggtcgtcgtcatcatcatcattttcgttctgctcttcttcatcatcctcatcttcttcctcatcttcttcctcttcttcctccatatTGTAATCGGCAGCAGTATTCAGCAGAAGCTTGGTGCAGTTAATTTTGTTCTCATCGTCGAGGTTGACGTCCTGCAGATACAAAAACAATTTTCTTGATACAATTCTTGCATGTGATTAGGTTTTGCTAAGTATCTGAATGGACATTCTCTGGTAGGATACCTCAATTTCTGGAGATGGGCATTTGGGTTCCGCCTCCTCATTTTGAGCTCTAATAATTGATTTCAAGGCACCTTCTTCAAACTGAAACACAGAGCAAACAAAATGGAGAATACAAACCAAACGCAGTTTAAGTCGGATGCTCACCTTTAACCTGTTCAGTTGGTCTTGTAGCATGACTTTGATTTTGAGAAGAGTCTCCTCTTCCTTTTTCAACTCTTGTAGACGGCTGTGCATTTTTACTGGTTTCACGTGAGCATACCACACACTGAAATAAAATGGAGGTGAGATGAGCTTCAACTTGAACAAGGTCGATGCAGATCCCGTTTAATGAGAAGTGCATGGAGCTGTGCATGGAGCTGTGCAGGGCGAGTACAAAAAGGATGTCTGTCATTCTTTCCCTCTCGCAATTGTCACAAATAATCAACGGAGCGATTCGTTGTGTTGTAGTCGTAGCGCCATTTCGTTTTCAAACGCGAGAAAAACGGAGCCGAGTAAGACATTGCTAACGTTAGTCAAACTGAGTTTAAAACACAAAGACTTGATTCCGAACTGGGATGGATTGTAACGGGGAAAATAAGAACGGCGTGTTTTCCATTCCCCGAAGTAGAATATAAGCGTTACCTCTGTTGTCCGTTGTGTTTAGAGCTGCATAATAGCGGAGGCAAAAGTGTGGCAAGGAAGCAGACTCTGTTTTGAAAATAACGATTTATGAACGAGCATATGCCCGCAAGTGCAAAACTCCGCTTCCTGTTTACTTCCTATGGTGACGTCACTTACGTGTGCTTGCTTTTGAAGTCGTAGGAATTCTCATCATCACCAAGCGAGGCAGCAGT
The window above is part of the Syngnathus typhle isolate RoL2023-S1 ecotype Sweden linkage group LG7, RoL_Styp_1.0, whole genome shotgun sequence genome. Proteins encoded here:
- the snapc5 gene encoding snRNA-activating protein complex subunit 5; the protein is MHSRLQELKKEEETLLKIKVMLQDQLNRLKFEEGALKSIIRAQNEEAEPKCPSPEIEDVNLDDENKINCTKLLLNTAADYNMEEEEEEDEEEDEDDEEEQNENDDDDDDQFVFVPDGDEEHDGDY